CTTGAAAAAGCTTTTCAAGAAGGGGTTTGAGTACTCAGATTGCTGGGTCGACGACGCGCGGCTGGTGGTTCTGAATGCCCGCGATGCAGCCGATCGCGGGGCAGAAGTCCTGACCCGTACAAAATGCGTCAGCGCCCGCCGTGATGGAGATCATTGGCAAGTTGTCCTGAAAGATCTGTCGTCCGGCACTGAGCGTACCGTGACTGCCTCCGTCTTGGTGAACGCTGCAGGGCCTTGGGTTGCGGAAATGTTGCGCGGGGTTGTCGGAGCGAACAATTCGTCGGCCATCCGCCTTGTCAAAGGCAGTCATATCATCGTGCCGCGTCAGTTCGAGCACGACCGGTGCTTCATTTTCCAGAACGGCGACGGCCGGATTGTATTTGCGATCCCGTATGAAAATGACTTCACGCTAATCGGGACCACCGACGTCGATTACCAGGATGATCTGGGCAAGGTGCAGATCTCACAAGACGAGGTTGAGTATCTGTGCAAGGCGGTGAGCGAATACCTCGAGACGCCGGTCACTCCAGACGTCGTCGTCCACACCTATTCCGGTGTGCGCCCACTTTATGATGACGGCGCGAAAGATGCGAAGGCTGCAACACGCGACTATGTTCTGGAGTTGGATGCCGGGGACCATAAACCGGCAGTTCTGTCTGTATTTGGCGGGAAAATCACGACGTACAGGAAGCTGTCCGAACATGTTCTGGAAAAACTGAAACCGCATCTCCCATTCAAACGCGATGAGTGGACGGACCAGGACGTGTTGCCAGGCGGAAACTTCAACGTTCTGGCTTTTGAGGAAGAAGTCTCAGCGCTGCAGGCTCATTATCCTTTCCTCGACAAGACCTTCGCCACGCGCCTAATTCGCCTTTACGGCACTGATGCCCGGTCTATCCTGGGCAAGGCAGCGCAGCTTTCTGATCTTGGTCAGCTGTTCGGCTACAATCTTTATGAAGCTGAAGTGAAGTGGCTCGTCAGCCGTGAGTGGGCCCGGACCGCAGAAGATGTCTTGTGGCGGCGGACCAAATTGGGTTTGCGTTTGAGCGAAGTGGAAACAGCTGCGCTCGACAACTACCTCTCTGCTCATCTTGCGGAATTGGTTGGCACTGCTGCATAGTGCTGTCACACCCTGACCGAACCGCTGGGAGCCGCCGGCGGTTTTTTTAAAAACAACAAGCATGAAATTTGGGAGGAGCGCCATGGCCGGATGTGTGTTGGCGATTGACCAGGGCACTACGTCAAGCCGTGCCATTGTCTTTGGTGAAGATTTTCAGCCGGTAAGTGTCGGGCAGCAGGAGTTTCCGCAACACTTTCCAAAGTCTGGTTGGGTTGAGCATTCACCATCGGATATATGGACCAGCACGCTCCGGGTTTGCCGTGAGGCGATGGAAAACGCACCGGGCAACGGTGCCGATGTCGCAGCGATCGGAATCACAAACCAGCGTGAAACAACGCTTGTCTGGGATCGCAAAACCGGTGAGCCGGTCTATAATGCGATTGTGTGGCAGGACCGCCGGACCGCCGACTTTTGCGCAAGACTTCGCGCAGAAGGTCTTGAAGCAAAATTCACAGCCAAGACCGGCTTGCTGCTAGATCCCTATTTCTCCGGAACAAAAATTGCCTGGATTCTGGACAATGTCGACGGCGTCCGTGCACGAGCCGAACGCGGCGAACTTGCATTTGGTACGGTTGACAGCTGGCTGATCTGGCATCTAACGGAAGGCGAGGTGCACGCCACTGACGCCACGAATGCATCCCGGACACTGATTTATAATATCCATGACAACGCCTGGGATGCTGAGCTTTGCGAGCTTTTGAAAATTCCAATGAGTCTTCTGCCCGTCGTCAAAGACAGTGCGGATGACTTCGGTGTAGCCAAGGCGGATCTGTTCGGACGGGAATTGCCGATCCTTGGTGTTGCCGGGGACCAACAGGCTGCCACTGTTGGGCAAGCGTGTTTTGAGCCTGGCATGGTGAAGTCGACCTATGGAACCGGTTGTTTTGCCTTGATGAATACGGGCGCAAAGCCGGTCGCATCAGCAAATCGGATGCTAACGACGATCGCTTATCGGCTAAACGGTGAGACGACTTATGCGCTCGAAGGGTCGATTTTTGTTGCAGGTGCCGCTGTCCAATGGCTTCGCGATGGCGTTGGCCTCATTGAAAATGCAGCCGACTCTCAGGCTCTTGCCGAACAAGCCGACCCAAACCAGGACGTCTATCTGGTCCCGGCCTTCGTCGGTCTCGGCGCGCCTTATTGGGACGCGGACGCGCGCGGGGCAATGTTCGGGTTGACCCGGAATACCGGGCCGAAGGAAATCGTCCGTTCGGTTCTGCAAAGTGTCGGTTATCAGACGAGTGATCTCATCTCTGCGATGCAGTCTGACTGGCCGGATGCGCATTCGCCGGTATTGCGGGTCGACGGCGGCATGACGGCGTCCGACTGGACGATGCAATTCCTGTCCGATATCCTCGGCGCACCGGTGGATCGCCCCACCGTTGCTGAGACCACAGCACTCGGCGCCGCCTGGCTCGCGGGAAGTCGGGCCGGGATCTGGCCTGGACAAAAAGAATTCTCCGCCAAATGGAAACTGGAAAAACGGTTTGAACCCCATCTTGACCAGGACCGGCGGGAGCAGCTGCTGGCCGGTTGGAAAGACGCGGTCAGAAGAACGCGCTCCAGTCTGGACTAGGCAGACAATTAAGGCCCCGGCATTGCCGGGGCTTTTTTGTAGCAACGCATTTCCAACATATCGAATCTGGTTATCTTTCAAACCGTGGCATCCTGTTTCCTACGGGCTCAAGTTCTACTCATAAAGAACGTCCCAATGGTCACGGGCTATGCTTTTTTATCAAAGAAGAGATGCGCTTGATGACTGTTTCGAGAACACTGAAGTCCGCACTGCTGGGCGCCTGTTTTGTGATGGCGGCCGCTTCGGGATCCGCAGCTAAGACGTTGGTGTTTTGCTCAGAAGGCTCACCGGAAGGTTTTGACCCTGCACTTCACACCTCAAAGATCACTTTCGACGCGTCTTCCAAACCCCTCTACAATCGTTTGGTCGAGTTCAAACCCGGAACGACTGAAGTCGAACCTGGCTTGGCTGAGAGCTGGGATGTGTCTGATGATGGATTGGAGATCACATTCAATCTCCGCAAAGGCGTTACATTCCACAGCACATCATTTTTCAAGCCGAGCCGTGAGTTGAATGCTGACGACGTGCTGTTCTCTCTCGAGCGCCAGCGTAAGAAGAGCCATTCCTGGCACGCCTACATGCCGGGCACAGCTTGGGAGTTTTTCGATGCCATGTCTATGCCGGAGTTCATCAAGGACATCGTCAAAGTCGATGACCATACTGTGAAGTTTGTGTTGACACGCCGGGAAGCGCCGATATTTGCAAACCTTGCGATGGATTTCGCGTCCATTTTGTCAGCTGAATATGCTGATCAGCTAGAGGACGCGGGCGCCAAAGACCAGTTGAATGTCCGGCCTGTCGGTACGGGGCCTTTCGCCTTTGTTGGCTACCAAAAAGGCGCGATCGTTCGCTTCTCCGCGCATTCCAACTACTGGGATGGCAAGCAAGCTATCGACAACCTGACCTTCGCAATCACCCCGGATGCAGCAGTCCGGCTTCAAAAACTCAAGGCGGGCGAATGTCATGTGATGTCACGTCCTGCTCCAACGGATATCGATGATGTTCGCACAGACAGCGATCTGACTTTGAAGGAGCAGCCGAGCTTGAACATCGGCTATCTGGCGTACAATACCAAGGTGCCTC
This window of the Roseibium alexandrii DFL-11 genome carries:
- the glpK gene encoding glycerol kinase GlpK codes for the protein MAGCVLAIDQGTTSSRAIVFGEDFQPVSVGQQEFPQHFPKSGWVEHSPSDIWTSTLRVCREAMENAPGNGADVAAIGITNQRETTLVWDRKTGEPVYNAIVWQDRRTADFCARLRAEGLEAKFTAKTGLLLDPYFSGTKIAWILDNVDGVRARAERGELAFGTVDSWLIWHLTEGEVHATDATNASRTLIYNIHDNAWDAELCELLKIPMSLLPVVKDSADDFGVAKADLFGRELPILGVAGDQQAATVGQACFEPGMVKSTYGTGCFALMNTGAKPVASANRMLTTIAYRLNGETTYALEGSIFVAGAAVQWLRDGVGLIENAADSQALAEQADPNQDVYLVPAFVGLGAPYWDADARGAMFGLTRNTGPKEIVRSVLQSVGYQTSDLISAMQSDWPDAHSPVLRVDGGMTASDWTMQFLSDILGAPVDRPTVAETTALGAAWLAGSRAGIWPGQKEFSAKWKLEKRFEPHLDQDRREQLLAGWKDAVRRTRSSLD
- a CDS encoding ABC transporter substrate-binding protein, translated to MTVSRTLKSALLGACFVMAAASGSAAKTLVFCSEGSPEGFDPALHTSKITFDASSKPLYNRLVEFKPGTTEVEPGLAESWDVSDDGLEITFNLRKGVTFHSTSFFKPSRELNADDVLFSLERQRKKSHSWHAYMPGTAWEFFDAMSMPEFIKDIVKVDDHTVKFVLTRREAPIFANLAMDFASILSAEYADQLEDAGAKDQLNVRPVGTGPFAFVGYQKGAIVRFSAHSNYWDGKQAIDNLTFAITPDAAVRLQKLKAGECHVMSRPAPTDIDDVRTDSDLTLKEQPSLNIGYLAYNTKVPPFDRKEVRKALYHAINKQEIIEAVYQGAGQVARNPFPPTVWSHDTAIEDDGYNPELAREMLAAAGIEDLSLTIWAMPIPRSYNPNARLMAEYIKADLEKAGVRVEIVSHKWGKYLSLSKDINRQGAVLFGWTGRNGDPDNFLNELLSCERVGGSNRAQWCNDAFEALIKKARTTFDPAERARLYEEAQRVFSEEAPWVTIAHSMAYVPMSAKVTGYVMDPLGGHSFKGVDLTD
- the glpD gene encoding glycerol-3-phosphate dehydrogenase; this encodes MAADYDLLVIGGGINGAGIARDAVGRGASVMLVEMGDLAGATSSASTKLIHGGLRYLEYCEFDLVRKALKEREVLWKLAPHIAWPLRFILPHHKDLRPAWLLRLGLFMYDHLGGRKLLPATNTVPLDQGTYSKGLKKLFKKGFEYSDCWVDDARLVVLNARDAADRGAEVLTRTKCVSARRDGDHWQVVLKDLSSGTERTVTASVLVNAAGPWVAEMLRGVVGANNSSAIRLVKGSHIIVPRQFEHDRCFIFQNGDGRIVFAIPYENDFTLIGTTDVDYQDDLGKVQISQDEVEYLCKAVSEYLETPVTPDVVVHTYSGVRPLYDDGAKDAKAATRDYVLELDAGDHKPAVLSVFGGKITTYRKLSEHVLEKLKPHLPFKRDEWTDQDVLPGGNFNVLAFEEEVSALQAHYPFLDKTFATRLIRLYGTDARSILGKAAQLSDLGQLFGYNLYEAEVKWLVSREWARTAEDVLWRRTKLGLRLSEVETAALDNYLSAHLAELVGTAA